A genomic window from Balaenoptera acutorostrata chromosome 20, mBalAcu1.1, whole genome shotgun sequence includes:
- the GLOD4 gene encoding glyoxalase domain-containing protein 4: MATRRALHFVFKVGNRFQTACFYRDVLGMKILRHEEFEEGCRAACNGPYDGKWSKTMVGFGPEDDHFVAELTYNYGIGNYKLGNDFMGITLASSQAVSNARKLEWPLSEVAEGVFETKAPGGYKFYLQNRSPSQSDPVLKVTLAVSDLQKSLNYWSSLLGMKVYEKDEKKQRALLGYADNQCKLELQGIQGAVDHATAFGRIAFSCPQKELSVLEDLMKRENQKILTPLVSLDTPGKATVQVIILADPDGHEICFVGDEAFRELSKMDPEGSKLLDDAMAEDKSDDWFAAQNKPKASG, encoded by the exons ATGGCGACTCGTCGGGCTCTGCACTTCGTGTTCAAAGTGGGAAACCGCTTCCAGACGGCGTGTTTCTATCGTGATGTCCTGGGAATGAAG ATTCTTCGGCATGAGGAATTTGAGGAAGGCTGCAGAGCTGCCTGTAATGG gccTTATGATGGAAAATGGAGTAAAACAATGGTGGGATTTGGACCTGAGGATGATCATTTTGTTGCAGAACTGACTTACAATTACGGCATTGGCAACTACAAGCTTGGCAATGACTTCATG ggtatCACGCTCGCTTCTAGCCAGGCTGTCAGCAACGCCAGGAAGCTGGAGTGGCCACTCAGTGAAGTGGCAGAAGGTGTTTTTGAAACCAAAGCCCCGGGAGGATATAAGTTCTATTTGCAGAACCGCAGTCCATCTCAGTCAG ATCCTGTATTAAAAGTAACTCTAGCAGTGTCTGATCTTCAGAAGTCCTTGAACTACTGGTCTAGTCTACTGGGAATGAAAGTttatgaaaaagatgaaaagaagcaGAGGGCTTTGCTGGGCTATGCTGATAACCAG TGTAAGCTGGAGCTACAGGGCATCCAAGGGGCAGTTGATCATGCAACAGCTTTTGGACGAATTGCCTTTTCTTGCCCCCAGAAAGAG tTGTCAGTCTTAGAAGATTTGATGAAAAGGGAGAACCAGAAGATTCTGACTCCCCTGGTGAGCCTGGACACTCCAGGGAAAGCAACAGTGCAAGTTATCATTTTGGCAGACCCT GATGGACATGAAATTTGCTTTGTGGGGGATGAAGCATTTCGAGAACTCTCTAAGATGGATCCAGAGGGAAGCAAATTATTGGATGAC